In one Thermaerobacter sp. PB12/4term genomic region, the following are encoded:
- a CDS encoding polyprenyl synthetase family protein, protein MAGEGQASVTVSAGAVFEPIRNDLAAVEVAIRRALDGPDPHIVELATYLQRGGGKRLRPALVLLAARNFHYDRERLLPVAAAVELIHMATLVHDDIVDGATARRGLPTVNVRWGTGTAVLTGDFLFARAFSLLAADGDNRVVQVMAEAVYEMSTGEIEQQAQLFDPSTGEEGYYRRIYKKTAHFISHCCLMGGLMGGATEQQAEALRRYGYGIGMGFQVIDDILDLTGSPEQLGKPRGTDLRSGVLTLPVLFALARDPQPWLLERLEARQVDDATVERVTGWVEAVGGLEYARRRAEQFVGDALEALDELAGAPMEPNLRALARFILDRKH, encoded by the coding sequence ATGGCAGGCGAAGGGCAAGCATCGGTGACCGTCTCGGCGGGGGCGGTCTTCGAACCGATCCGCAACGACCTGGCCGCGGTCGAGGTGGCGATCCGGCGGGCCCTGGACGGTCCTGATCCCCACATCGTCGAACTGGCCACCTACCTGCAGCGTGGCGGCGGCAAGCGGTTGCGACCCGCCCTGGTCCTCCTGGCCGCACGCAATTTCCATTACGATCGCGAGCGGCTGCTGCCGGTGGCGGCGGCGGTGGAACTGATCCACATGGCGACCCTGGTCCACGACGACATCGTGGACGGCGCCACCGCCCGCCGGGGGCTGCCCACGGTCAACGTGCGGTGGGGTACCGGGACGGCGGTGCTGACGGGCGACTTTCTGTTCGCCCGGGCCTTCTCCCTGCTGGCCGCCGACGGCGACAACCGCGTGGTGCAGGTCATGGCCGAGGCGGTCTACGAGATGTCCACGGGCGAGATCGAGCAGCAGGCCCAGCTCTTCGACCCCAGCACCGGGGAAGAGGGCTACTACCGCCGGATCTACAAGAAGACCGCCCACTTCATCAGCCACTGCTGCCTGATGGGCGGCCTGATGGGCGGCGCCACCGAACAGCAGGCGGAGGCCCTGCGGCGCTACGGGTACGGCATCGGCATGGGCTTCCAGGTCATCGACGACATCCTGGATTTGACGGGCAGTCCCGAGCAGCTGGGCAAGCCCCGGGGAACGGACCTGCGCAGCGGCGTCCTCACCCTGCCCGTCCTGTTCGCGCTGGCCCGGGATCCCCAGCCCTGGCTGCTGGAGCGCCTGGAAGCCCGGCAGGTGGACGATGCCACGGTGGAGCGGGTGACCGGCTGGGTGGAGGCGGTGGGCGGGCTGGAATATGCACGCCGCCGGGCGGAGCAGTTTGTCGGTGATGCGCTGGAAGCCCTGGATGAGCTGGCCGGTGCGCCGATGGAGCCCAATCTGAGGGCCCTGGCCCGGTTCATCCTGGATCGGAAGCACTAG
- a CDS encoding endonuclease/exonuclease/phosphatase family protein, which yields MSGFGPQDEPAWLGVTHLGLGAAERRAQARALAERAARLRQEGPVVLVGDFNAPAEAPELAPLRAVLASAAAARAQVPATYPATGGAGGEPCWVVAAGSGSSRGAGSPGGGPRRGDPEGAPQSGPAIDLIWVAGLRVVELQALDHGASDHRLVQAVLGFP from the coding sequence GTGTCCGGCTTCGGTCCCCAGGACGAACCGGCCTGGCTGGGGGTGACCCATCTGGGGCTCGGCGCGGCGGAGCGCCGGGCGCAAGCCCGCGCCCTGGCCGAGCGGGCGGCCCGGCTGCGGCAGGAGGGGCCGGTTGTCCTGGTGGGGGACTTCAACGCGCCGGCGGAGGCGCCGGAACTGGCGCCCCTCCGGGCCGTTCTGGCCAGTGCCGCGGCGGCCCGGGCGCAGGTGCCGGCGACCTACCCGGCCACCGGTGGTGCGGGAGGCGAGCCCTGCTGGGTCGTGGCGGCGGGCAGCGGGAGCTCAAGGGGTGCCGGAAGCCCCGGGGGCGGGCCGCGCCGGGGGGACCCTGAGGGGGCGCCACAGTCCGGGCCGGCCATCGACCTGATCTGGGTAGCCGGCCTGCGCGTGGTGGAGCTGCAGGCCCTGGATCACGGGGCCTCCGACCACCGGCTGGTTCAGGCGGTCCTGGGATTCCCGTGA
- the glmS gene encoding glutamine--fructose-6-phosphate transaminase (isomerizing): MCGIVGYVGPKQAVPILIGGLRALEYRGYDSAGIAVSYNGTVDVRKRQGRIDGLEELLSQRPLRGTAGIGHTRWATHGRPSDENAHPHTDCTGAFVVVHNGIIENYAELRDELAARGHRFASETDTEVVAHLLEELYDGDLVRTVRRAAQRLQGAYALAVLTRREPGKIVAVKQASPLIVGLGEGENFLASDIPALLPHTRRVIPLDEGEMAVLTRDGVQLLRLDGTPVEREPMFVQWDPGQAERGGYPHFMLKEIHEQPRAVRDTLSGRVRPSGEGVILDTVRFDPQWIRQLRAVYLVACGTAYHAGLIGGRLIERLAGIPAWTEIASEFRYREPLVDERTLFVAISQSGETADTLAAMREAKRRGARVLAITNVVGSSVAREADDVVYTWAGPEIAVASTKAYTTQIVALTLLAVHLAELTGFTGPLGRKNLLESLRQLPEAVEAVLQVEEDIKAIGDAAGGWRDAFFIGRGLDYFAALEGQLKLKEISYIHAEAYPAGELKHGTLALIEQGTPVIALATQPALREKMISNIEEVRARGATVYAVVRRDLGGFERYAWQTVKLPVVHPLLMPVVAAVPLQLLAYYAAVARGTDVDKPRNLAKSVTVE, encoded by the coding sequence ATGTGCGGCATCGTCGGTTACGTCGGACCCAAGCAGGCCGTCCCCATCCTGATCGGCGGCCTGCGGGCGCTGGAATACCGCGGCTATGATTCGGCCGGTATTGCCGTCAGTTACAACGGGACGGTGGACGTCCGCAAGCGCCAGGGGCGCATCGACGGCCTGGAGGAACTCCTGAGCCAGCGACCCCTGCGCGGCACGGCCGGGATCGGCCACACCCGCTGGGCCACCCACGGCCGCCCTTCGGACGAGAACGCCCATCCCCACACCGACTGCACGGGTGCCTTCGTGGTGGTGCACAACGGGATCATCGAGAACTACGCCGAGCTTCGGGACGAACTGGCGGCGCGGGGTCACCGCTTTGCCTCGGAGACCGACACGGAGGTCGTCGCCCACCTGCTGGAAGAGCTGTACGACGGCGACCTGGTGCGGACGGTGCGCCGCGCCGCCCAGCGGCTGCAGGGGGCCTATGCCCTGGCGGTGCTGACCCGGCGGGAGCCCGGCAAGATCGTCGCCGTCAAGCAGGCCTCGCCCCTTATCGTGGGCTTGGGTGAAGGCGAGAACTTCCTGGCATCGGACATCCCGGCGCTCTTGCCCCACACCCGCCGCGTGATCCCGCTGGACGAGGGAGAGATGGCCGTCCTGACCCGCGACGGGGTCCAGCTGCTGCGCCTTGACGGTACCCCGGTGGAGCGGGAGCCGATGTTCGTCCAGTGGGATCCCGGCCAGGCGGAGCGGGGCGGCTACCCCCACTTCATGCTCAAGGAGATCCACGAGCAGCCGCGGGCCGTGCGGGATACCCTCTCGGGCCGGGTGCGCCCCTCGGGGGAGGGTGTCATCCTGGACACGGTCCGGTTCGACCCGCAGTGGATCCGGCAGCTGAGGGCGGTCTATCTGGTGGCCTGCGGCACGGCCTACCACGCCGGCTTGATCGGCGGCCGGCTGATCGAGCGGCTGGCCGGCATCCCGGCGTGGACGGAGATCGCCTCCGAATTCCGCTACCGGGAGCCCCTGGTGGACGAGCGCACCCTGTTCGTCGCCATCAGCCAGTCGGGCGAGACGGCCGACACCCTGGCCGCGATGCGCGAGGCGAAGCGCCGGGGCGCCCGGGTGCTGGCCATCACCAACGTGGTCGGCAGCTCCGTCGCCCGCGAGGCCGACGACGTGGTCTACACCTGGGCGGGGCCCGAGATCGCCGTGGCGTCGACCAAGGCCTACACGACCCAGATCGTCGCCCTGACCCTGCTGGCCGTCCACCTGGCCGAGCTGACGGGCTTCACCGGGCCCCTGGGCCGGAAGAACCTGCTGGAGAGCCTGCGCCAGCTGCCCGAGGCGGTGGAGGCCGTCCTGCAGGTGGAGGAGGACATCAAGGCCATCGGGGACGCGGCCGGCGGCTGGCGGGATGCGTTCTTCATCGGCCGCGGGCTCGACTACTTCGCGGCCCTGGAAGGCCAGCTCAAGCTGAAGGAGATCTCCTACATCCACGCCGAGGCCTATCCGGCGGGCGAGCTCAAGCACGGCACCCTGGCTTTGATCGAGCAGGGGACGCCGGTCATCGCCCTGGCCACCCAGCCGGCCCTGCGGGAGAAGATGATCAGCAACATCGAGGAGGTCCGGGCCCGCGGCGCCACCGTCTACGCCGTGGTCCGGCGCGACCTGGGCGGGTTCGAGCGCTATGCATGGCAGACGGTGAAGCTGCCGGTGGTGCATCCCTTGCTGATGCCCGTGGTGGCCGCCGTCCCCTTGCAGCTGCTGGCGTATTACGCGGCCGTGGCCAGGGGCACGGACGTCGACAAGCCGCGCAACCTGGCCAAGAGCGTGACCGTGGAGTAA
- the glmM gene encoding phosphoglucosamine mutase, with the protein MARLFGTDGVRGVANTELSAELALALGRALARVLEERGGGRPRIVVGRDTRASGELLEAALSAGLMSAGALVVPLGVMTTPGVSYLTGALGATGGAVISASHNPPEYNGIKFFDPQGRKLPDELEEAVEGLVAEAGGGAGFVPPVGGAVGRRQAAADAGDRYLAHLRQVAGTGLEGLRVVLDCAHGAATPWAPAAWQAVGARVTVIHDAPDGTNINVGCGSTAPQALAQVVRQQGADLGLAFDGDADRVIAVDERGRIVDGDAILAVLALDMAARGELAGNTVVATVMSNLGLERALKAAGLRLVRTRVGDRHVFETMEQGGFVLGGEQSGHIILRRHAVTGDGILTGLALAAVMVRAGKPLSQLAAVVQPVPQVLLNVPVTRRDGWEEDPSIQAAIAAARQRLGEEGRILVRASGTEPLIRVMVEGDDAALVRELAESVAGAIRRALRLPAD; encoded by the coding sequence ATGGCGCGCTTGTTTGGAACCGACGGCGTCCGCGGCGTGGCGAACACCGAGCTCTCTGCGGAGCTGGCCCTGGCCCTGGGCCGGGCCCTGGCCCGGGTGCTGGAGGAGCGTGGCGGCGGACGGCCCCGGATCGTGGTGGGCCGGGATACCCGCGCATCGGGAGAGCTGCTGGAGGCGGCATTGAGCGCCGGCCTGATGTCGGCCGGCGCTCTGGTGGTGCCCCTGGGGGTGATGACGACGCCCGGGGTGTCGTATCTCACCGGGGCCCTGGGAGCTACGGGCGGGGCCGTGATCTCCGCCAGCCACAACCCGCCGGAGTACAACGGCATCAAGTTCTTCGACCCGCAGGGGCGCAAGCTGCCCGACGAGCTGGAGGAAGCCGTCGAGGGACTGGTGGCCGAAGCCGGCGGCGGGGCCGGGTTCGTCCCGCCGGTGGGCGGAGCCGTGGGGCGCCGGCAGGCGGCGGCGGACGCCGGCGACCGGTACCTGGCCCACCTCCGGCAGGTGGCCGGGACCGGCCTGGAGGGTCTCCGGGTGGTTCTGGACTGCGCCCACGGCGCCGCCACTCCCTGGGCGCCGGCGGCCTGGCAGGCGGTGGGCGCCCGGGTGACGGTGATCCACGACGCGCCCGACGGCACCAACATCAACGTGGGCTGCGGCTCCACGGCTCCGCAGGCGCTGGCGCAGGTGGTGCGCCAGCAGGGGGCCGATCTGGGCCTGGCCTTCGACGGCGACGCCGACCGGGTCATCGCCGTGGACGAGCGCGGCCGGATCGTGGACGGCGACGCCATCCTGGCCGTCCTGGCCCTGGACATGGCCGCCCGGGGCGAGCTGGCCGGCAACACGGTGGTGGCCACGGTGATGAGCAACCTGGGGCTCGAGCGGGCCCTGAAGGCCGCGGGCCTGCGGCTGGTGCGCACCCGGGTGGGCGACCGGCACGTGTTCGAGACCATGGAGCAGGGCGGGTTCGTCCTGGGTGGTGAGCAGTCGGGGCACATCATCCTGCGGCGCCACGCCGTCACCGGGGACGGCATCCTCACCGGCCTGGCCCTGGCGGCGGTCATGGTGCGGGCGGGCAAGCCCCTTTCCCAGCTGGCGGCGGTGGTGCAGCCCGTGCCCCAGGTGCTGCTCAACGTGCCCGTCACCCGGCGGGACGGCTGGGAGGAAGACCCGTCCATCCAGGCGGCCATCGCTGCGGCCCGGCAGCGGCTGGGCGAGGAGGGCCGTATCCTGGTGCGGGCCTCGGGCACCGAGCCGCTGATCCGGGTCATGGTGGAGGGGGACGATGCCGCCCTGGTCCGGGAGCTGGCGGAGTCGGTGGCGGGCGCCATCCGGCGCGCCCTGCGGTTGCCGGCCGATTGA
- a CDS encoding YbbR-like domain-containing protein, producing the protein MERLFENETRLKVLSVILAIILWFGVMSSQNPDQARTVYDVEVVPEGLDPGLAVLSLEPHAVDVTLSGPPEFLEDLGVRDARVTVDLSGVGPGETTRPVTVIPARGRLRVVRVSPQYVTVRLEQRMEKTVPVELQLNGEPAPDYIIENPAVSVEQVTVSGARSLVERVARVVASVPVSGIQSTIAHSVTLVPVDSSGRPVEAVYPQALVLEPQTVQVTVPVVFMPQKVVPVQARLEGTPAEGHEIGNITIEPAEVTVRAREERLLQQLEFLQTEPVNIGGLDRTVTREVGLALPEGIVLSGSPRTVRVTVEIRPAEPAAGAGGAGNAPGAGTGAGGPGGTAGDGEGAGGR; encoded by the coding sequence ATGGAGCGGCTGTTCGAGAACGAGACGCGTTTGAAGGTCCTGTCCGTGATCCTGGCCATCATCCTCTGGTTCGGCGTGATGAGCAGCCAGAACCCCGACCAGGCGCGGACGGTGTATGACGTGGAGGTCGTCCCCGAGGGCCTCGACCCGGGGCTGGCGGTGCTCTCCCTGGAACCCCACGCGGTGGACGTCACCTTGAGCGGCCCGCCGGAGTTCCTGGAGGATCTCGGCGTCCGCGATGCCCGGGTGACCGTGGACCTCAGCGGTGTGGGGCCGGGCGAGACCACCCGCCCGGTGACGGTGATCCCCGCCCGGGGGCGGTTGCGGGTGGTGCGGGTCAGTCCCCAGTACGTGACGGTGCGCCTCGAGCAGCGCATGGAGAAGACGGTGCCCGTGGAGCTGCAGCTGAACGGCGAGCCGGCACCGGATTACATCATCGAGAACCCGGCGGTCTCGGTGGAGCAGGTCACCGTCAGCGGTGCCCGCAGCCTGGTGGAACGGGTGGCGAGAGTGGTGGCCTCCGTTCCCGTCAGCGGGATCCAGAGCACCATCGCCCACTCGGTGACCCTGGTCCCGGTGGACTCGTCGGGTCGTCCGGTGGAGGCGGTGTATCCCCAGGCCCTGGTGCTGGAGCCCCAGACGGTGCAGGTGACGGTGCCGGTGGTCTTCATGCCGCAGAAGGTGGTGCCGGTCCAGGCGCGCCTGGAGGGAACGCCGGCCGAAGGCCATGAGATCGGCAACATCACCATCGAGCCCGCCGAGGTCACCGTGCGGGCACGCGAGGAGCGTTTGCTGCAGCAACTGGAGTTCCTCCAGACCGAACCGGTCAACATCGGCGGGCTGGACCGGACGGTGACCCGGGAGGTGGGCCTGGCGCTGCCGGAGGGAATCGTGCTGTCCGGCAGCCCGCGGACCGTGCGGGTCACCGTCGAGATTCGCCCGGCCGAACCGGCGGCCGGCGCAGGCGGCGCCGGGAACGCTCCCGGGGCCGGGACCGGAGCCGGAGGGCCCGGCGGGACTGCGGGCGATGGAGAAGGCGCCGGGGGACGGTGA
- the cdaA gene encoding diadenylate cyclase CdaA, translating into MPLPAFLFTMTWVDWLISLVDIALVAYLFYRFFLLIRGTRAVPILSGILVLVVFTSISGWLRLDTIHWLLRQAQLALIVALPIVFQPELRRALEQLGRGRFFARPLFALPQQDVARMIDEVVRAVEQLSRNKIGAIVVIERETGLNEIIETGIIIDGIVSAPFLVNVFIPNTPLHDGAVIIRGNRVMAAGAFLPLTEEAGPGPELGSRHRAALGISEHSDAVAIVVSEETGRVSLAQGGKLIRNLDEATLKELLMSLLAPEETPSLLPWIRGSS; encoded by the coding sequence GTGCCGCTGCCCGCGTTCCTCTTCACCATGACCTGGGTCGACTGGCTGATCTCCCTGGTGGACATCGCCCTGGTCGCCTACCTGTTCTACCGGTTCTTCCTCTTGATCCGCGGGACGCGGGCCGTTCCCATCCTGAGCGGCATCCTGGTGCTGGTGGTCTTCACCAGCATCAGCGGCTGGCTGCGCCTGGACACCATCCACTGGCTGCTGCGGCAAGCCCAGCTGGCGCTGATCGTCGCCCTGCCCATCGTCTTCCAGCCCGAACTGCGCCGTGCGCTGGAGCAGCTGGGACGCGGGCGCTTCTTTGCCCGGCCGCTCTTCGCCCTGCCCCAGCAGGACGTGGCCCGCATGATCGATGAGGTGGTGCGGGCGGTCGAACAGCTGTCCCGCAACAAGATCGGCGCCATTGTGGTGATCGAGCGGGAGACGGGCCTGAACGAGATCATCGAGACGGGGATCATCATCGACGGCATCGTCTCCGCCCCCTTCCTGGTCAACGTGTTCATCCCCAACACGCCCCTGCACGACGGGGCGGTGATCATCCGCGGCAACCGGGTGATGGCCGCCGGCGCCTTCCTTCCCCTGACCGAAGAGGCCGGGCCCGGCCCGGAGCTGGGCAGCCGCCACCGGGCGGCCCTGGGTATCAGCGAGCATTCCGATGCCGTGGCCATCGTGGTCTCGGAGGAAACGGGCCGCGTCTCCCTGGCCCAGGGCGGCAAGCTGATCCGTAACCTGGACGAGGCCACCTTGAAAGAGCTGTTGATGTCCCTGCTGGCGCCGGAGGAGACGCCGTCGCTGCTGCCCTGGATACGGGGGTCGTCCTGA
- the rapZ gene encoding RNase adapter RapZ: MQLVVVTGLSGAGKTQAIHALEDLGFFCVDNLPPALLAPFAALCRQPDSPVRRVAVVMDVRGGDWFDQAVEALQELDQAGVFYRIVFLEASDEALVKRFKETRRRHPLAPQGRLLEGIRAERQRLGALRGRAHVILDTSELSPRQLRERIAQLWGGPETPRLIAHVVSFGFRYGLPADADLVFDVRFLPNPHYVPDLQPMTGLDDRVRDYVLRWPSARRLLEQLQDLLDFLLPQYINEGKTQLTVAVGCTGGQHRSVVIAEALAAHLRNQGHRVLVEHRDVERSLAERAQGKRG; this comes from the coding sequence CTGCAGCTGGTGGTGGTCACCGGGCTGTCCGGCGCGGGCAAGACCCAGGCCATCCACGCCCTTGAGGATCTCGGCTTCTTCTGCGTCGACAACCTGCCCCCGGCCCTGCTGGCGCCCTTTGCCGCCCTCTGCCGCCAGCCCGACAGCCCCGTGCGGCGGGTGGCGGTGGTGATGGACGTGCGCGGCGGGGACTGGTTCGACCAGGCGGTGGAGGCGCTGCAGGAGCTGGACCAGGCCGGCGTGTTCTACCGGATCGTGTTCCTGGAGGCCTCCGACGAGGCGCTGGTCAAGCGGTTCAAGGAGACGCGGCGGCGCCATCCCCTGGCCCCCCAGGGCCGGCTGCTGGAGGGGATCCGGGCGGAGCGGCAGCGGCTGGGCGCCCTGCGCGGCCGCGCCCACGTGATCCTCGACACCAGCGAGCTCTCGCCGCGGCAGCTGCGGGAGCGCATCGCCCAGCTGTGGGGCGGGCCGGAGACGCCGCGCCTGATCGCCCACGTGGTGAGCTTCGGCTTTCGCTACGGGCTGCCGGCCGACGCGGACCTGGTGTTCGACGTCCGCTTCCTGCCCAACCCCCACTACGTGCCCGACCTGCAGCCCATGACGGGCCTGGACGACCGGGTGCGGGATTACGTGCTGCGCTGGCCGAGTGCGCGCCGCTTGCTGGAGCAGCTGCAGGACCTGCTGGATTTCCTGCTGCCCCAATACATCAACGAGGGCAAGACCCAGCTGACCGTGGCCGTGGGTTGCACCGGCGGCCAGCACCGCTCGGTGGTGATCGCCGAGGCGCTGGCCGCCCACCTGCGCAACCAGGGGCACCGGGTGCTGGTCGAACACCGCGACGTGGAGCGCTCCCTGGCGGAGCGGGCCCAGGGGAAGCGAGGGTGA
- the whiA gene encoding DNA-binding protein WhiA, whose translation MPLIRDTFSGQVKDELARLWPADGTALAWELAGLCLGCGMPVEGKGWRWRTESAATARLLVRLVRARYGVTPRLVVDRRGRLGRGNVYELWLDEPPEPAGAGGSGLVLAGLPDPGAGEQPRRRQDRQAFLRGLFLGAGSVSGPGHGYHAEVVVPGAAAARRVAAELRRWGLRPGRARRRGRVGLYLKEADQIAEFLGRLGAHQAVLALENHRVVKGMRNQVNRLVNAETANLRKAVDAGLRQVAAIRRLVEAVGWEGLPPSLREVARVRIEHPSASLRDLGQLLDPPLSKSAVGHRIRRLQALAARYQEG comes from the coding sequence ATGCCGTTGATCCGGGACACTTTCTCGGGCCAGGTCAAGGACGAGCTGGCCCGGCTCTGGCCGGCCGATGGCACGGCCCTGGCCTGGGAGCTGGCCGGCCTGTGCCTGGGGTGCGGGATGCCGGTGGAGGGGAAGGGCTGGCGCTGGCGTACGGAAAGCGCCGCCACGGCGCGCCTCCTGGTCCGCCTGGTGCGGGCCCGCTACGGGGTCACGCCGCGCCTGGTGGTCGACCGGCGGGGGCGGCTGGGCCGGGGCAACGTCTACGAGCTCTGGCTGGATGAACCGCCCGAGCCCGCCGGGGCCGGCGGCTCGGGCCTGGTGCTGGCCGGCCTGCCCGATCCGGGTGCCGGGGAACAGCCGCGGCGTCGCCAGGACCGGCAGGCTTTCCTGCGGGGCCTCTTCCTGGGGGCAGGCAGCGTCAGCGGGCCCGGGCACGGGTACCACGCCGAGGTGGTGGTCCCGGGGGCGGCCGCCGCGCGGCGGGTGGCTGCCGAACTGCGCCGCTGGGGCTTGCGGCCCGGCCGTGCCCGGCGCCGGGGGCGGGTGGGGCTTTATCTCAAGGAGGCCGACCAGATCGCCGAGTTCCTGGGGCGCCTGGGAGCCCACCAGGCGGTCCTGGCCCTGGAGAACCACCGGGTGGTCAAGGGCATGCGCAACCAGGTCAACCGCCTGGTCAACGCCGAGACGGCCAACCTGCGCAAGGCCGTGGACGCCGGGCTGCGGCAGGTGGCAGCCATTCGCCGGCTGGTCGAGGCGGTGGGATGGGAAGGTCTGCCCCCATCGTTGCGGGAGGTGGCCCGGGTCCGGATCGAGCACCCGTCGGCCAGCCTGCGGGACCTGGGCCAGCTGCTGGATCCGCCCCTGAGCAAGTCCGCCGTGGGACACCGCATCCGCCGTCTCCAGGCGCTGGCGGCCCGGTACCAGGAAGGGTAA
- a CDS encoding redox-sensing transcriptional repressor Rex: MAVRPGDGEPRLSGRAPAAGEKAGTEPEPAVVPDQETGGTPARVPDVAIRRLPVYLRALEELRAEDHEIVSSADLAARTGYSSEQIRKDLAYFGAFGTRGVGYRIDVLVDRLRHILGLDREVSIALVGAGHLGTALARYNRTRHRDVRIVAIFDSDPARIGERIEGLEIQPADAMEAVIRRLGIRLAVIAVPAGAAQAVARRLVAAGVEAILNFAPVTLQVPPGVVVQNIDLTLELQSLAYYIRPEPATG, from the coding sequence ATGGCGGTCAGGCCAGGGGATGGGGAGCCCAGGCTGTCCGGCCGGGCGCCGGCGGCGGGCGAGAAGGCGGGGACCGAACCGGAGCCGGCGGTCGTCCCGGACCAGGAGACCGGCGGCACCCCCGCCCGCGTGCCCGATGTGGCCATCCGCCGGCTTCCCGTCTACCTGCGGGCCCTGGAGGAACTGCGGGCCGAGGACCACGAGATCGTCTCCTCCGCCGACCTGGCCGCCCGTACCGGCTATTCTTCCGAGCAGATCCGCAAGGACCTGGCGTACTTCGGTGCCTTCGGCACCCGGGGCGTGGGCTACCGCATCGATGTGCTGGTGGACCGGCTGCGGCATATCCTGGGCCTGGACAGGGAAGTGTCCATCGCCCTGGTGGGGGCCGGGCACCTGGGTACGGCGCTGGCGCGGTACAACCGCACCCGCCACCGGGACGTCCGGATCGTGGCCATCTTCGACAGCGACCCTGCCCGCATCGGCGAGCGCATCGAAGGCCTGGAGATCCAGCCGGCCGACGCCATGGAGGCGGTGATCCGCCGGCTGGGGATCCGGCTGGCGGTGATCGCCGTTCCGGCGGGGGCGGCCCAGGCCGTGGCCCGGCGGCTGGTGGCCGCCGGCGTCGAGGCGATCCTCAACTTCGCCCCGGTGACCCTGCAGGTGCCACCGGGGGTGGTGGTGCAGAACATCGACCTGACGCTGGAGCTGCAGAGCCTGGCGTACTACATCCGGCCCGAGCCGGCCACGGGGTAG
- the yvcK gene encoding gluconeogenesis factor YvcK family protein — protein sequence MKLAYWLLPGLRIKRWLVVFAAGLYLVALGGAMAAGADLWAAAEGWLRRQVLAATGRFVPEPWPGVAVMALGALLAVGATYRVLRVVAELLTPAGGANGAAMDRLVLRRRLDRGPRVVAIGGGTGLSVLLRGLKEYTGNVTAIVTVADDGGSSGRLRGELGILPPGDIRNCLVALADAEPLMAQLFQHRFTQGTLAGHSLGNLFIGALAELLGDFEQAVYESSKVLAVRGQVLPSTLTPVTLVARMADGRIVRGESAIAADAAPIEKVWLEPSGVEPPPAAVEAIESADLVVLGPGSLYTSILPNLLIPGIRDALRRSRAVKVLVVNAMTQPGETTGYTAADHARALIDAVGPGLFHHVLVNVQQPPAALLQRYRQQGQDVVRLDRERLRQMGLQVHAARLLAGDDLVRHDPQRLARALLRVLLAARPRVNPRRRLDFFLLGERLWREETGA from the coding sequence ATGAAGCTGGCATACTGGCTCTTGCCGGGCCTGCGCATCAAGCGATGGCTGGTGGTGTTCGCCGCGGGTCTCTACCTGGTGGCCCTGGGCGGCGCCATGGCCGCCGGGGCCGACCTGTGGGCGGCCGCCGAGGGGTGGCTGCGCCGCCAGGTGCTGGCGGCCACGGGCCGGTTCGTCCCCGAACCCTGGCCGGGGGTCGCGGTGATGGCGTTGGGGGCCTTGCTGGCCGTGGGGGCCACCTACCGCGTGCTGCGGGTGGTGGCGGAACTGCTCACTCCGGCCGGCGGAGCCAACGGCGCCGCCATGGACCGGCTGGTGCTGCGCCGGCGCCTGGACCGGGGGCCGCGGGTGGTGGCCATCGGCGGCGGGACGGGCCTGTCGGTGCTCCTGCGCGGCCTCAAGGAGTACACCGGCAACGTGACGGCCATCGTCACCGTGGCCGACGACGGCGGCAGCTCGGGCCGCCTGCGCGGCGAGCTGGGGATCCTGCCGCCCGGCGACATCCGCAACTGCCTGGTGGCCCTGGCCGACGCCGAACCGCTGATGGCCCAGCTCTTCCAGCACCGCTTCACCCAGGGCACCCTGGCCGGCCACAGCCTGGGCAACCTTTTCATCGGCGCCCTGGCGGAACTGCTGGGCGACTTCGAGCAGGCGGTGTACGAGTCCAGCAAGGTGCTGGCGGTGCGGGGGCAGGTGCTGCCGTCGACGCTGACGCCCGTGACGCTGGTGGCCCGCATGGCCGACGGCCGGATCGTCCGGGGGGAGTCGGCCATCGCCGCCGATGCGGCGCCCATCGAAAAGGTGTGGCTGGAGCCCTCGGGGGTCGAGCCGCCGCCGGCGGCCGTGGAAGCCATCGAGTCGGCCGACCTGGTGGTGCTCGGCCCGGGGAGCCTGTACACCAGCATCCTGCCCAACCTGCTGATTCCCGGCATCCGCGACGCCCTGCGCCGCTCCCGGGCGGTCAAGGTGCTGGTGGTCAACGCCATGACCCAGCCCGGGGAGACCACCGGCTACACCGCCGCCGACCACGCCCGGGCGCTGATCGACGCCGTGGGCCCAGGCCTTTTCCACCACGTGCTGGTCAACGTCCAGCAGCCGCCGGCTGCGCTCCTCCAGCGCTACCGCCAGCAGGGGCAGGACGTGGTGCGCCTGGACCGGGAGCGGCTGCGCCAGATGGGCCTGCAGGTGCATGCGGCGCGCCTGCTGGCGGGGGACGACCTGGTCCGCCACGACCCCCAGCGGCTGGCCCGCGCCCTGCTGCGGGTGCTGCTGGCCGCCCGGCCGCGGGTGAACCCGCGCCGCCGGCTGGACTTCTTCCTGCTGGGCGAGCGCCTGTGGCGCGAGGAGACCGGGGCGTAA